The following are encoded together in the Halomonas halophila genome:
- a CDS encoding YtoQ family protein, producing the protein MSFTVYLSGEIHTDWREEIRRGAEAAGLDVAFTAPVTDHDASDAAGDHLGPQSEGFWRDHKSSKVNAIRTKTLIEQSDLVVVRFGDKYKQWNAAFDAGYCAALGKPYVTLHGDDIVHPLKEVDAAAMAWASTPAEVVEILRYVLRG; encoded by the coding sequence ATGAGCTTCACCGTTTACCTGTCCGGCGAGATCCACACCGACTGGCGCGAGGAGATCCGCCGCGGCGCCGAGGCCGCGGGCCTGGATGTGGCCTTCACCGCGCCGGTCACCGACCACGACGCCAGCGATGCCGCCGGCGATCACCTCGGCCCGCAGAGCGAGGGCTTCTGGCGCGACCACAAGTCGTCCAAGGTCAACGCCATCCGCACCAAGACGCTGATCGAGCAGAGCGATCTGGTGGTGGTGCGCTTCGGCGACAAGTACAAGCAGTGGAACGCGGCCTTCGACGCCGGCTACTGCGCCGCCCTGGGCAAGCCCTACGTGACCCTGCACGGCGATGATATCGTTCACCCGCTCAAGGAAGTCGACGCCGCCGCCATGGCCTGGGCGAGCACCCCGGCCGAGGTGGTGGAGATCCTGCGCTACGTGCTGCGCGGCTGA
- a CDS encoding gamma-glutamylcyclotransferase has product MALDTTALNRRMTHFDDHDDLWLFGYGSLIWKADFPYLERRPARIHGWVRRFWQGSHDHRGTPEAPGRVATLIAEEGATCLGMAYRITPETLRPLDVREKNGYLRELTPLHFEDGTTAMGLTYLATADNAAFLGAAPLDDMARQIAGAEGPSGPNRDYLLHLETALAELGVTETHVSELARRVRLAGEPDRCDTGRPEDDTLRVQ; this is encoded by the coding sequence ATGGCGCTCGACACCACCGCACTCAACCGGCGCATGACCCACTTCGACGACCACGACGACCTGTGGCTGTTCGGCTACGGCTCGCTGATCTGGAAGGCCGACTTCCCCTACCTGGAGCGCCGGCCGGCGCGCATCCATGGCTGGGTGCGTCGCTTCTGGCAGGGCTCCCACGACCATCGCGGCACGCCCGAGGCCCCGGGTCGAGTGGCGACCCTGATCGCCGAGGAAGGTGCCACCTGTCTGGGGATGGCCTACCGCATCACGCCGGAGACCCTGCGCCCGCTCGACGTGCGCGAGAAGAACGGCTACCTGCGCGAGCTCACCCCGCTACACTTCGAGGACGGCACCACCGCCATGGGGCTGACCTACCTGGCCACCGCCGACAACGCCGCCTTCCTGGGCGCGGCGCCGCTCGACGACATGGCCCGCCAGATCGCCGGGGCCGAGGGCCCGAGCGGCCCCAATCGCGACTACCTGCTGCACCTGGAGACGGCACTGGCCGAGCTCGGCGTGACCGAGACCCACGTCAGCGAGCTGGCCCGGCGGGTCCGACTGGCAGGCGAGCCCGATCGCTGCGACACCGGCCGTCCCGAGGACGACACTTTGCGTGTACAATGA
- a CDS encoding phosphatidylglycerophosphatase A family protein: MEALWMWPATGFGLGLSPWASGTVGSLLALPLAWWLLGRSRRWRLGLAAALLVAAMPLCQLASDTLGGKDDGRIVLDEIVAFPVAMLGQAAPRHPLTLAGTFVAFRLFDATKPPPVSQVEAMPGGIGIVLDDLVAAFYAWALMGLVSPVAARWRRGRDEAGR, encoded by the coding sequence ATGGAAGCGCTATGGATGTGGCCGGCCACCGGCTTCGGTCTCGGCCTGTCGCCCTGGGCCTCGGGTACCGTCGGCTCGCTGCTGGCGCTGCCGCTGGCCTGGTGGCTGCTGGGCCGCTCGCGTCGCTGGCGGCTGGGGCTGGCTGCCGCGCTGCTGGTGGCGGCGATGCCGCTGTGCCAGCTGGCCTCCGACACCCTGGGCGGCAAGGACGACGGGCGTATCGTGCTCGACGAGATCGTCGCCTTCCCGGTGGCGATGCTCGGGCAGGCCGCGCCTCGCCATCCGCTGACCCTGGCAGGTACCTTCGTGGCCTTCCGACTGTTCGATGCCACCAAGCCGCCGCCGGTGAGCCAGGTGGAGGCGATGCCCGGGGGAATCGGCATCGTGCTCGATGACCTGGTGGCGGCGTTCTACGCCTGGGCGCTGATGGGGCTCGTGTCCCCCGTCGCTGCGCGGTGGCGGCGCGGGCGCGACGAGGCCGGGCGATGA
- a CDS encoding isocitrate/isopropylmalate family dehydrogenase yields MSDKIQVAAPLVILHGDEMAQVAFEKIIDTFVTRPLDIELVEIDLTAENRLVTNGQAVLDAIDALNRHQVGIKNAGMTVNREQRDALLAQHPELDAATLHPLATKSPNGAIRKGIGGNITREDIEFRNLKVERPAWVGRDIEVETMEHGGIKDSYNALSGATGVVKLLFVGESGDPVELHRREVHKGDPWLLATNDLEDVKAWAHRFFRRALDEKRDIYLGLKDTVIAGYDGVMRAAIEAIYREHYQAEAESLGLAYHYELIDAQAARLVANPPERALWGVPDNNTGRKLYKLVEQLKRHGIPDRKAQVSISRMSAGGGDQYGSFNLPAEEDGILKVVVDGEEKHARRVNKGDPILLMSNDREAIKDWVLQVFRDASRKDKEVYFGLKREYMDYDEVFSDVITEARRELAHNDTPPPSFMIMRPSSQLIKMITDPPRNALYPAQNLDGDIFSDISAALGGSLATASSIIESKNGTMLFEAPHGTAHDLYLKYLESDGQEAHFNSSALIYAVGNALETLAEREGNAALTDYATRLKAALIDTIGDGIVTGDLKGKTTEPDKETVVDMHGFLDAVEARLTA; encoded by the coding sequence ATGAGCGACAAGATCCAGGTGGCGGCCCCGCTGGTCATCCTGCACGGCGACGAGATGGCCCAGGTGGCCTTCGAGAAGATCATCGATACCTTCGTGACCCGACCGCTGGACATCGAGCTGGTCGAGATCGACCTGACCGCCGAGAACCGGCTGGTCACCAACGGCCAGGCAGTTCTTGACGCCATCGATGCGCTCAACCGCCACCAGGTCGGGATCAAGAACGCCGGCATGACGGTCAATCGCGAGCAGCGCGACGCCCTGCTCGCCCAGCATCCCGAGCTCGACGCCGCCACCCTGCACCCGCTGGCCACCAAGTCGCCCAACGGCGCCATCCGCAAGGGCATCGGCGGCAACATCACCCGCGAGGACATCGAGTTTCGCAACCTCAAGGTCGAGCGCCCGGCCTGGGTCGGCCGCGACATCGAGGTCGAGACCATGGAACACGGCGGCATCAAGGACAGCTACAATGCCCTGTCCGGTGCCACCGGCGTGGTCAAGCTGCTGTTCGTGGGCGAAAGCGGCGACCCGGTCGAACTGCACCGCCGCGAGGTTCACAAGGGCGACCCCTGGCTGCTGGCCACCAACGACCTCGAGGACGTCAAGGCCTGGGCCCACCGTTTCTTCCGGCGCGCCCTCGACGAGAAGCGCGACATCTATCTGGGCCTCAAGGACACCGTGATCGCCGGCTACGACGGCGTGATGCGCGCCGCCATCGAGGCGATCTACCGCGAACACTACCAGGCCGAGGCCGAATCGCTGGGGCTCGCCTACCACTACGAGCTGATCGACGCCCAGGCCGCGCGCCTGGTCGCCAACCCGCCCGAACGCGCGCTGTGGGGCGTGCCGGACAACAACACCGGCCGCAAGCTCTACAAGCTGGTCGAGCAGCTCAAGCGACACGGCATTCCCGACCGCAAGGCCCAGGTGTCGATCTCGCGCATGAGCGCCGGTGGCGGCGACCAATACGGCAGCTTCAACCTGCCCGCCGAGGAGGACGGCATCCTCAAGGTGGTGGTCGACGGCGAGGAGAAGCACGCCCGCCGCGTCAACAAGGGCGACCCCATCCTGCTGATGTCCAACGACCGCGAGGCGATCAAGGACTGGGTGCTGCAGGTGTTCCGCGACGCCTCGCGCAAGGACAAGGAGGTCTACTTCGGCCTCAAGCGCGAGTACATGGACTACGACGAGGTGTTCAGCGACGTCATCACCGAGGCTCGCCGCGAGCTGGCCCACAATGACACCCCGCCGCCGTCGTTCATGATCATGCGGCCCTCCAGCCAGCTGATCAAGATGATCACCGACCCGCCCCGCAACGCCCTCTACCCGGCGCAGAACCTGGACGGCGACATCTTCTCCGACATCTCCGCCGCCCTCGGTGGCAGCCTGGCCACCGCCAGCTCCATCATCGAGAGCAAGAACGGCACCATGCTGTTCGAGGCGCCCCACGGCACCGCCCACGACCTCTACCTGAAATACCTGGAGAGCGACGGCCAGGAGGCGCACTTCAACTCCTCCGCGCTGATCTATGCCGTGGGCAACGCCCTGGAGACCCTGGCCGAGCGCGAGGGCAACGCGGCGCTCACCGACTACGCCACGCGCCTCAAGGCGGCTCTGATCGACACCATCGGCGACGGCATCGTCACCGGCGACCTCAAGGGCAAGACCACCGAGCCGGACAAGGAAACCGTTGTCGATATGCACGGCTTCCTCGACGCCGTGGAGGCGCGCCTGACCGCGTGA
- a CDS encoding DUF2946 domain-containing protein: MIRTLVTRRYRRSVARLALLAMWLVVAGPLIGQFSAAERVQHGSGHHGMAHHEAMGQVAPSVADEAEPHRHEACGYCSLFQRMPVLSALLPGVVPLPSHAITAPVVATRAAHGGPAVFPQAPTRAPPRYRS, translated from the coding sequence ATGATCCGAACGCTCGTCACTCGCCGCTATCGCCGATCGGTCGCGCGCCTCGCGCTGCTGGCGATGTGGCTGGTGGTGGCCGGGCCGCTGATCGGCCAGTTCAGCGCCGCGGAGCGGGTCCAGCATGGTTCAGGCCATCACGGCATGGCGCATCACGAGGCGATGGGCCAGGTCGCGCCGTCGGTGGCGGACGAGGCGGAGCCGCACCGGCACGAGGCCTGCGGCTACTGCTCGCTGTTCCAGCGGATGCCGGTGCTATCGGCGCTGCTTCCGGGCGTCGTTCCCTTGCCCTCCCATGCCATCACCGCCCCGGTGGTGGCGACCCGCGCGGCCCATGGCGGGCCCGCGGTCTTTCCTCAGGCGCCGACCCGTGCGCCACCCCGATATCGCTCGTGA